From one Anopheles bellator chromosome 1, idAnoBellAS_SP24_06.2, whole genome shotgun sequence genomic stretch:
- the LOC131216001 gene encoding ficolin-1-like, with amino-acid sequence MLERLAPFLQKFQLQPSIPQPSRAERSSEQLASSCRNVPSRVSGLFRIDPNYPFEEPMTVYCDQQYEGGGWTIIQRRTDGSVNFMRDWDNYKRGFGTLHGEFWLGLDNIYRLTNVAPHELAIELVDFDGARATARYDLFRIGAESINYAMTDLGSCVSCSAGDSLRIHLNESFSTYDKDNSKATFNCAASFKGAWWFYKCHRSHLNGEYLQGKLPDAMDSRGLIWVDFRGTKYSLKSTTMMIRPRAKK; translated from the exons ATGCTGGAGCGTCTAGCTCCTTTTTTGCAGAAGTTTCAACTGCAGCCGTCAATACCACAACCGTCAAGAGCAGAACGATCATCGGAACAACTGGCATCTTCCTGTCGGAATGTGCCGTCCAGAGTGTCGGGTCTGTTCCGCATTGATCCGAACTATCCGTTCGAGGAGCCGATGACGGTGTATTGTGATCAGCAGTACGAAGGTGGTGGCTGGACCATCATACAGCGCCGAACGGATGGATCGGTGAACTTTATGCGCGACTGGGACAACTACAAGCGCGGCTTCGGGACCCTGCATGGCGAGTTCTGGCTAGGGCTGGACAACATCTACCGCCTAACGAATGTGGCTCCGCACGAGCTGGCCATCGAGCTGGTAGACTTTGACGGTGCTCGAGCGACGGCACGGTACGATCTGTTTCGGATCGGTGCGGAAAGTATCAACTACGCAATGACCGATCTCGGAAGCTGCGTCTCGTGTTCGGCGGGCGACTCGTTGCGTATTCATCTGAACGAAAGTTTCTCGACCTACGACAAAGACAACAGTAAGGCAACGTTCAACTGTGCCGCATCCTTCAAGGGCGCCTGGTGGTTCTACAAATGTCACCGCAG CCACCTCAACGGAGAGTACTTGCAAGGAAAGCTACCGGACGCGATGGATTCCCGAGGACTGATTTGGGTCGATTTCCGGGGAACTAAATATTCACTCAAATCCACCACGATGATGATTCGACCACGCGCGAAAAAGTGA